TAATAGTTTCAGCACCACCTTTTATTAACAGGTGCATAAAAGCAAACACATAACAATACATAGACAAGAAGAATTGTCATGTGATGTTACAGGGAACCTTTTTTGTGCAAACAAATCTATTTAACAATGTTGAAGATGATGAGTTGCAACAACCACGGTGAGACCAGAGGGCTGGAGCAGTGTCTTCAGCTTAGCAGGCAGGCAGAGCAGCATTGTCATCTGTGCAGGGTATAGGGGGAGATCATCAGCTTGGCAGGAATGTCGAAGTGACATCTTCAGCTGAGCAGGGATCTTCAGCTGAGCAGGATCTTAAACAAGGCAGGGGTTGGAGCAAAGTGGGAACAGGGAAAGAAGGTTCTCAGCAGAACAGAGAGGCAGAGCAACACTCTCAAAAGCACAGGATTTGGTGGAGCCATCTATTTGCAGGGAGGTAGAACAATGTTCTGagcaaagcaggaaaaatatcAAAGTCCTCAGTGGATAAGGTTGGGTTGGAATGTTTAAAGGCATTAACAGGGCAAAGAGGCAGATGGAGCAGGAGAACACCTATAAGAGAGCATTACGCCAACAATAAAGTTTGGTagagctcccatgtatctatccagtcttttatcAACCTACGATCTGTCATGctctttgagatctcaaaactctggacttatAATAATTGCCTAGTAATTGGACCAGCTCCAGTTATCTgacacctcatgaagatttcagacCCTTAAAGACAAGATGCCGAACCCCATAAGGATAGCAAGGCACGTTTATCCGTAttagtttctttattttgagtGCATGTAAAACTGGAGTCACTGCAAACCGTACAGTTTGTTGCATGTATGTGCAATTTTGAGCTTTAGATTGCTTTCCATGTTCCAGACCCCATATAGGTAATGGTTACATTTTATTCCTGCTTTTTTGCCCTATAGTGTTTGACATTTATCTGCATATTTTAAGGTTAATCTgcctattttcttttctttaaaaaaaaaaaaaaaaaatatatatatatatatatatatatatatatatatatatatatatatatatatatatatatatatattttttttttaaatatatatatttattactttttaccaGTAAACTGacttgatttttaaaaaaaaacttttgtctgattggttaaataaaGGTTATCTTAATCAAATGGTTTTTGTCACACTCACAACGTAAGTGCAGCACAAGCACATTTCTCACAAAACTGAGAAATTAAGCAGATAATATCTGAAACAACAAGTATGACTTTTATGTGgtattatgttttttgtttactgaAATTCTATGTTGTTTGTTCACGTGACATTATCcaattattgaaaataaaagtagaaaataTTGCCTATTTAAATTATGGTTTACCGATTAAAGCGATCCAGAATCTGATTTCTAATGAAAGAATCAATATAAAGAACAGTAATCTTGATGACCAGTTTGGCAGGAATGATTCTAGTCACCAGtataatctaatataatctaCCAATAGCTTTCTGACATGTATTTCTCTTATTCTCTTATGTTTTAGAGCAGTTTGGAGAAGTCGTGGGAGAAGATTAGAGACAgatctaaatgtaaaaatgtagtgGGTTCAAAGATTTTGAAATTTTACTGCACAGATCTTATAAGACCAACAATgctggatgcttaataactaaTGAAGGAAATGCTACTGAGTCATTGGGTCATTTAGAGTCCTTTATACTAGATAGAAGAAATCAcagattttgtaaaaaaaaaagattttagtgCTGTTTTATAAATCAAAGACTGTGAAACCACATAATTTCCTGCACGTCTGCTTTTATCTCCTAAAATGAAGTGATAAGTGTGTTCTTTGGGTGTGTTTGTCCCACATAGTACCTATTTTAAGAAAATTATGTTTTAACACTATCAACTTCTGATTATCCGCTTTGCTGAGTCTATATGGCTCCATTGTGGTAATTTCCTGTTTATGTTTGCAATCAGGACTCTCTTAGATGTGGGTAATAATACACTGTCACTGTGGCACAACTGTTTTGTTTGCAGTGTATTAGCTTGGTGTTTAATGCTCTTAGTTTAATGCATCATGTGAGTTGATGTATCTCCTTATAACTGCATCACTGTGTGCTCAAGGTAAATTCTATTTTTAGCTTCGCACACATTCAAGAACTAGTCTACAGTATGAAAATCATAATCCTAGTTGAACCCCGGACAGAAAGTAATTATAGGCAGAACCCAGCCTGTACCACCACACAGCACAAACACTGTCATATAGGTCAGCCATTCTTACATAATCATTATGCAACACATTCTTTTGCTTAGCACTTTAACTTAGACTTATTGGCATGTATGTTTTATAATTGGTGGAACGAAACTGAAGTACTGGCCAGAAAAACACtacatttccaaaagtattgggtcacctggtcataagtatggtgtgtgtgatctttgagcattgcatttcacatttagtcccaatttgcacttataatttcctccactcttctgggaagatgttccactagactttggagtgtgcttatagagaattgtgtttatcagccactagggtattatgaaaggcaggtactgatgtaggtgaggagacctagggtgcagtcatcccaaaggtgtccagtggggatgaggtcagagctctatagcaaaccactcaagatcctcctctccaaagcatgtaaaccagataaAGGAGCtcactttatgcacaggggcattgccatgctggaacaggttttggtttctaagttcaagtgaatgcaaaattttattatagcccATCTCAAGACAAttaagtgcctccagctttgtgataacagtttggaaaagaaccacatataacaGAAAAGGTGAGGtgatccaatacttttggaaatatagtgtatgtagacacctgactatcACATCTACTGATAAGTTTATCAGTTGTCTGTTTTTAAGCACAATTCTGTATTTCCTGCTTGTCTTTGATTGTATTCAGAAAAACGTCTTTCTGTTCCCAGCAAccaatcaacaacaacaaaaaacaggatTTTACTTGTTGCCAAAGGTTAGCTTGTTACTCTTCCAATGCTTTGTCTATACCATACATACGTTCTTTCTTGTCTTATCATTACAATTATTTTGCAGCCAATCATAAATTAAGacattttttctgtttccaAATAAAAGCAAGTCTGCAGCAGGGCGAAAGCTGAGTCTTGATAGAAGTAGATGTGGCTACATGGATATCATaaatatttgacattatttGGGCACATATAtgtgttacatttataaaaacagtaatgtttgtaatattttgaaatatatgtgGCATATATGTACAAGTATCTGACATACagtgtatttctatatctgTGAAATCCAAACATGAACATGTATGCAACATATGTACTTTGCATATATATTGCTATATCAGATTTCAGTATGggtcagttcagttcagttcagttttatttgtatggcaCGTTTAACAATAAGcatagtctcaaagcagatAAATAGGTTCTAAAAATTTGTATTCatgttagtgcctataagtttatgtctatccctaatgagcgggtcagtggtgacagtggcaaggaaaaaactccctgagatggcatgaggaagaagaggaaccagactcaaaagggaaacccatcttcatctgggtggcactgaatatCCATTCGTTTAagttttagagagagagagagagagagagagagagagagagagagagagagagagaaaatagagagagagctcattttgtgcacagggtttgcTGGAACGAGTTTGGGTTTCTAGGATCAACCGAAGTGCTGCATTTAAAATCATCTCCTCAAATGCTTCCTAACTGTTATGCAACACAATCTAACCATATAAAACTTATATCATTCTAACTACAATACACTTACAGCTCAACTGTGGTCATGTTGCTGGACCTTGGTGTTGAGTCCTGGGTGTTTAAGCAGTGATTTTTAGAATGTAGattccctaatgagcaagctagTGGTAACAAGCTAGATGTTTCGGAGCACAGCTTTAGCTAGCGATATACTTAGAGGCAGAGTACCAGGTAAGCTTAAGATCTGAATTAAATTCAGCtcaattcaatttgatttggtcagcacttttaacaatgttttGGTCACAAAGCATCTTTATAGAGAAACAATCCTTTTTAAGGTAAACATAGGTTTTTCTCACATTGGAAGATAATGATAAATACCTTCATCTATAGAGGTTACTAAGTCTAACATTATTAAGGAGGTGAAGGCAGTGGCCAATGCAGTATGCTTGGGTGCTACACCAATGCTGCATGGCTATGGAGCTTATAGCCGTTAATAACTGCTGGATGTCAAAGTGATTCTCTGAAAACAACATTGCCTGAGTGTTAAGGGCAAGGCTGGGCTTAAAATGTGGAGACAATCGTGGTTTAGACCAAATGCAAATATGTACAGTTTGTCATCCATCACCAGTGGTTTTAAATTTTTCCCACAAGCCAGGTGGTACAAAGATGAGGAGCAGTTGAGTGATATACCCAGATGAGGATCGGTTCCCTCTTgtgtctgattcctctcaaggtttcttccttatgccatctcgggaagtttttcctttgccacagtcgccaccggctcgctcatcagggacaaacttacttataaagaacatattctcTTTTActcaccacattttctgtgtaaagctgctttgagacaatgttcattgttgaaagcgctatacaaataaaaatgaattgaatataaaatgctaaaatcatagtaattttatatgtataggtatatacacacaggagCAGTCTTTGCTCCTACTGGTTCTTAAGATAATGTTCAACAGCATGAAATGTTGCTTACTTTTTAATcttgaatctatctatctatctatctatctatctatctatctatctatctatctatctatctatctatctatctatctatctattctattctattctattctattctattccatCCTATATACAGATGTTTGACACAAGAGATGGAtgaaaatgtgaatatatttgGATCAGACATAAATCCAGATCTGTCAAGTCTATGGAAGACAATTTTACTACTTAGCTTAGTATTTGAATAGAAATTTGAaggaaaaacaatataataaaacacacaataaatgaGCTTGGTGAATGTTGTACATGTGGTACttgaaaaaaaagagttttagtCCTGATTTCGTAGACtaaagtgtgaatgtgtgctaTTTGAGAAATATCCTGCACACCTtgtcatataataaaaaattatactctgcatttatttttgctcattttcagAAAATCTGATCGAGGGTAATTAATGAGTCATTTTCACTTCAGGGAACGTGCACATTACACACTTCACTCTAAATGGTATGCTATTTCAGATTAGCagcctacactacactactcagCCCTACCCTgccctacactacactacactacactactcttccctacactacactacagcacCAGGGGTTTCCATAGTTACACTAGGAGTCGCACAATATTGACACACTATTTAGGAGGGCAGTATGCGGATTGGGACGGAGCCATGCAATCGGACGCTGCAGGTTCCTCCGTGTAACCGAGAGCAGTtcgaggcaaaaaaaaatcggATTATTAGTCCTTAACACGCGGATGTTTTAAAGACGTGGCGAGATGATGGAGACGCGTTTCGGAGTGGATTATTTGTTCCGAGCTCCGCGTTTGTTCTCTCAGCGATTTTCACCCCGATGCTCTCAACCCAGAGGAGAGGAACACGTCTCTCAGGTCCTTACTTCACCGGTCGGAAGCTTTTGATCCTCCtgatcctcctcatcatcaacatcctcaTTAACATCATAACCTCAGGTGGAGCTCGCGTGCCTGACCCTTCTTCAACTCTTTTACCAGATCCTTCATTAGGACCAGTTTCATTCCCATAGATGTGCAGAAATCCTTTACTGATTTTCTTTTGATTGACCCATGGGATCTGACAGCTCTCATCTCAATCTCTGGATGAACCTGGAGAAACTCGTCTAGTTCAAGGACCAAGATGCATCTCATCAGGGCGAAATGGTAAGCCATACCTCAGCACTAGATGACACACGAATTCAACTGATCCAGATGTTTCTGAGATTCTTTCAAAGTGTGCCAGGTTATGTATCTGCCATACTTTCTTCAAGATTCGATTAAGGTCGCTGCTGTCCTTAATGGCTTTTATGATGAGAAGATGGAAGGTGTTGGTGGTACTGAATGCGTTCGCAGTGGCGGGCTTCTTCACTTTTTGGGGCAAGTGCGACGTCCGGCCGAGCAAGGTCGTTAACGGTCACGCTCGTCTTAATGGATCTTATTCAGACTCGAGTGTCAGTCATGAGGTCCTGCTCAAGAGGCTCGGCTCGTTGGAAGATGTGGTCTACAGACAGCTAAATGGTCAATTATTTCCtctgtatttattgtgtattcCTCTGTCTTTAGTGAGGAGCAAGATGTTAAGAATATCGAGCTCTTTTCTTGATCAACAGGTTTGTCCAAATCTCTTGGGCTTATTGAGGGCTTCAGAGGCCAGGGCAAAGGTGGCTCTGGCACACTGACTCCTGGGGAGGAAAAGCAAACCAAACACTTACAGGAGAAGTACGGCTACAATGCGTTCCTGAGTGACAGGATTTCCCTGGACAGGTCCATTCCAGACTTTCGGCCCAGCAAGTAAGCGAGGCTCTTCTCTGTACCTGTACCAGATCCAGCTGGATGTTCTGTATGTACGTTTATTTAGGTCAGGATCTGAGATTATTAATACTGGGTTGACATTGTGCCAGATTACATTGCAACTCATTAACTGTAAGATTTACTGCCTGAATTTGAGCAAATCTCAGTATAATGTGACTTAAATGGACGAAATTGTCCAAATGAGATATTTCTCATTGGCAGTTATAATATCAGGGTCCTGATCATGATCAAAATCTAATctcaacatatttttttttttttttacagtaaacgTTTCTTATTAATTGCCAATTTTATAACTCAAAAGGCCACTCTGTCTCCCCGGATACCTTTGAATATTTCCTGATATATTATGCAGACAACTTGTGCAGCATCGCTGACATGCCTTTCTAAACCTCATCGGCGGGCTGAGAGCGGAAATGCAAATCACAACAGACAGTCAGCCATGCACACCAACACCATAGTCCAAAACAAGCTCTCTCCAAGCAGACACTATAAATAGATTTCACATCACTCCCACAAGTTCTGGGACTGGAAAGTGTGCAAACCAAAACtgtaggaggaaaaaaaactgcaggattatataaaaaaattcattttctttattttaatttctcaCATTTTCTCATAATTTTCTCAAATTTGTATGTATAGTCGCTTTTATCTAATGCACAAATGTCCGAGCAGCAGCATTTCAATGCAGGTTGTATTCCGTATATAACTTTatttgtgagaaataaaaatctttgcatcttttactttatttctataCGCAACAATGCCAGAttgattttcttgttttttttctcaaggtGCAAAAACATATTCTATCCTAAAGACCTGCCTCAGATTTCACTTATCTTCATCTTTGTGAATGAGGCGCTGTCGGTGATCTTGCGATCTGTGCACTCGGCCGTCAACCACACCCCACCTCACCTGCTGAAGGAGATCATCTTAGTAGACGATAACAGTGATGATGGTGAGAAACTAAGCGATGGATCATGAGTATCTCCATGTAACTGTGTAAACAAAATCGGTATTTGCTGTCACAAGCACAAATTGAACAGTTTTAGAAGAAATTAATATGTTGCTTGGTTATAAAGTACCTTCCTTTTTATTCTGTAAGGTTTCTGCCTAAAATAGAAGACACTGTGGACTAAACAAATTCAGAAAAGTATTGATTTTTATGATCTCACACTGAATCCAACTGTTCATGATCTTTAATGATAATCAGCTGAAATCAGAATGAACAGTGCAGAAGAGGAAGAGTTCAGGTCCTGGTTTTACATTGGTATAGAATGCAGATTTAAGAACTTTTAGAATGCGAGGTTAATCAGTTTCAGTGAAAACAGTCCTACAGCTTATTTCTGACTTAGAAGGTCATCCCTGATAAACTAGGACATACGTTCACAGTGCTCCTTGCTCATGTTGTGAACAACGACGCCCGTGTCTGATCCATCATTCTACAAGTGCTAGTCTTTCTTCAGGAGACAGTTCTATTTCCAGAACACTCCAGGCATGGGCCAGTGGCAGAGGGCCAGCAATCTATCAAAAGTGACGGCTAGAGAATCTTTTTTGTTCAGATGATGAGGAGGGCAAACAAGTAGACCACCCCTCTGTACCTTTCCCATTGTGATGTATGATAGTGATGTAGGATATCTAGCACTATCTATGTAGATGACAACTTAATTCAAAgttgctgttcttttttttttttttgtagtggaAGAAGTATATATtgttcaaacacacaccaaagcAAAGGACAAGCAtatagtggtgtgaaaaagtgtttgccccccttcctgatttctttttttcttgcatgtttgtcacactttcatgtttcagatcatcaaactaatttaaatattagttaaAGGTAACACaagaagatttttttacattttttacaattcaatttttatgcagaattgttgtaattcagccacattggaggtttttccagcatgaaccgcctttttaaggtcatttcACATCATCTcagtaggattcaggtcaggaagttgactaggccactccaaagccttaattttgtttttcttcagccattcagaggtggacttgctggtgtgttttgaatcattgtcctgctgcagaacccaagtttgcttcagcttgaggtcacgaacagatggccggacattcttcttcaggattttttggtaaacagcagaattcatggttccatttatcacagcaagtcttccaggtcctgaagcagcaaaacagccccagaccatcacactaccaccaccatattttactgttggtatgatgttctttttctgaaatgcagtgttatTTTTACACCagatgtaatgggacacacaccttccaaaaagctaaaacttttgtctcgtcagtccacaagTATTTTCCTAAAAGTCTTgaggatcatcaagatgttttctggcaaaactgagacgaacctttatgttctttttgctcagcagcagttttcgtcatgcagaccatttttgcccagtctcgttcttatggtggagtcatgaacactgaccttaactgaggcaagtgaggcctgcagttctttggatgttgttgtggggtcttttgtgacctcttgaaTGAGTtttcgctgtgctcttggggtaatatTGGTCGactggccactcctgggaaggttctccactgttccatgtttttgccatttgtgaataatggctcttactgtggtttgctggagtcccaaagctttagaaatggcgtcataaccttttccagactgatagatctcaattactttctatttcttcttttgtttctgaatttctttggatctcagcatgctgtctatcttttgaggatcttttggtctacttcactttgtcaggcaggtcctatttaagagatttcttgattgtgaacaggtgtggctagaaaaatttaactcaggtgtgataaaccacagttttaacagcaggggcaaacactttttcacacagggccatgtagttttggattcaaaaactgcatgttgtgttcacttgtgttatcttttactaatatttaaattagtttgatgatctgaaacattaaagtgtaacaaacatgcaaaaaaataagaaatctggaaaaacactttttcataCCACTGTAGTTCAAGAAAACCGTTTCTCTTATGCtaatttttattgtgtttctatgtgcatgtgtttgtgacaGAGCAACTGAAAGGTCCACTTGAGGAATATGTCAACAAACGATACCCAGGCCTTGTCAAAATCGTTCGCAATCAGAAGCGAGAGGGCCTCATCCGTGCTCGCATTGAGGGTTGGAAAATAGCTACAGGGGAGGTGACAGGCTTTTTCGATGCCCACGTTGAATTTACTCCCGCTTGGTAAATATGTTTTATCTATAAAGctcttagtttttttattaatcagcaAAGTTAACGAATCTTGTCCTAGTGAcgaaatctatatatatatatatatatatatatatatatatatatatatatatatatatatatatatattttttttttttaccattaaaCATACCAGAGTACTGCTAAATCAGAAAAAATCTCATAGCTTATAGTAATAGCTGTAGAGATCAGCAATGAGTAAGGGGGCACAAAGACACTTATTATCCTGTAAAAGGAGTCTcagataaaaatttaataaaacattgagAATTGCTGGTCTAGATTTTGAGAAGCGAGAAAATCTAGCTCAGATATTAATGACGGCATTGTTTCTATTCCTCATATTAGGGCTGAACCAGTTCTGTCCAGAATAAAGCAGGACCCCAAGAGGATCATCCTACCCTCAATTgacaacattaaacataaatcaTTCGGCCTGGAGCGCTACGAGAACTCTGGCCATGGTTTTAACTGGGAGCTGTGGTGCATGTACATCAGTCCTCCAAAGCAATGGTGGGATTTGGGAGACGCCTCTGCACCCATCaggtgtgtgatcaggtgtaaattgatattttttgttttatatttatgtttccaTTATCTTGACAACAAATTAGAGAATTAGAAACTAGTATTTGcctgtggggaaaaaatagcAAGTAATTTTGAAGCTGAAGAAATGGAGAAAACCAGACTAAAATCAGACCTCTTCAGGCATGTAATGGCAATAATGGAAGAAGAAAACACTGGTGTACTAACAACCAGACATCAAACAATTTGGCAAGGGAAAAAACGACATTGTCAGTTAACGCACCAACAACCTCCACAAGTCAGCGCTAAATTGATCAAAATCTACCCATTAGAAGAAGACGGAAATATTGAGGCCcaggatgcagaaaaaacatttagcaaGAAGGATTAAAAGTCCAGACTCTcttcacaaaaatatatatagatataagcTACAAAGCTTTTGAAATATTCTCTGCTATCAAAACAATGAAAAGGCCAaagtgtggagaaagaaaggatctgcttATGATCCAAAATGTACATCTCACTTTCTGAAAAGGAGAGTGAAGGAagaaaccccccaaaaaacaacacatgaaaggaGATGTGGTAGTAGCCTGGCCTAAACTTCACAAAATCAGAATGTTCTTATTACCTAAATAAAATTCAGGAGCTGACTTCAGCAATTCTAATCGGTTGTCTTATATTAATCTATAT
The DNA window shown above is from Silurus meridionalis isolate SWU-2019-XX chromosome 12, ASM1480568v1, whole genome shotgun sequence and carries:
- the galnt17 gene encoding polypeptide N-acetylgalactosaminyltransferase 17; the encoded protein is MIRLRSLLSLMAFMMRRWKVLVVLNAFAVAGFFTFWGKCDVRPSKVVNGHARLNGSYSDSSVSHEVLLKRLGSLEDVVYRQLNGLSKSLGLIEGFRGQGKGGSGTLTPGEEKQTKHLQEKYGYNAFLSDRISLDRSIPDFRPSKCKNIFYPKDLPQISLIFIFVNEALSVILRSVHSAVNHTPPHLLKEIILVDDNSDDEQLKGPLEEYVNKRYPGLVKIVRNQKREGLIRARIEGWKIATGEVTGFFDAHVEFTPAWAEPVLSRIKQDPKRIILPSIDNIKHKSFGLERYENSGHGFNWELWCMYISPPKQWWDLGDASAPIRTPAMIGCSFVANRLYFGELGLLDSGMDVYGGENIELGIRVWLCGGSMEVLPCSRVAHVARTKKPYHNNIAFHTRRNALRVAEVWLDEYKSNVYLAWNLPMENHGIDYGDISERVALRKRLQCKNFEWYLDNIYPEMRRYNNTLFYGEIRNSNVTHLCVDQGVKENHTATLHPCHGWNPQLGRYTQEGYLFVGPLGSTGDDTSCVIDDIISSTPQLVNCDKVSNIGQKTWNFVQNEAIMNRATGRCLEVVKSNMSFGYALILQACTGQRWNIKNTMRQQQEL